A genomic region of Bacteroidales bacterium contains the following coding sequences:
- a CDS encoding SRPBCC domain-containing protein, whose product MNQISKPIVVEQEFNSSVGKVWNAITKLEEMKQWFFDNIPAFEPVVGFETEFSVQSEGRNFQHLWRILEVEPNKKIKYYWRYKEHKGEGFVTFELFESKENTKLRVTNEGLDSFPQDIPEFKRESCQAGWEFFIKERLKTYLDR is encoded by the coding sequence ATGAATCAAATAAGTAAACCCATTGTTGTTGAACAGGAATTCAACTCATCTGTTGGCAAAGTTTGGAATGCTATTACTAAACTCGAAGAAATGAAACAATGGTTTTTCGATAACATCCCAGCTTTTGAACCTGTGGTTGGGTTTGAAACAGAATTTAGCGTTCAATCAGAGGGTCGTAATTTTCAGCATTTATGGAGAATTCTAGAGGTAGAACCAAATAAAAAGATTAAGTATTACTGGAGATATAAGGAGCATAAAGGTGAAGGTTTCGTGACCTTTGAATTATTTGAATCGAAGGAAAATACTAAACTTCGTGTCACTAATGAAGGATTAGATTCTTTCCCCCAAGATATTCCAGAATTCAAAAGAGAAAGCTGTCAGGCTGGCTGGGAATTCTTTATTAAGGAAAGATTGAAAACTTATCTTGATAGATAA
- a CDS encoding HAD family phosphatase: protein MIQYKAAIFDMDGVIVNNHNYHVKAWASFCKNHRIPFNEQNFRTKYFGKSNRDILPNLTNSKLSQFAIDELAEEKELIYRNIYRDDIKPISGLKAFIAKLREQGIKTAVATSAPASNLNFVLDELGIRDMFDTVVDSSMVKECKPDPEIYLKASELIGIDPKDCIVFEDSISGIQSAHNAGMEVIALITTHKAEELPKTYMQVYDFTEVPENVFY from the coding sequence ATGATACAATATAAAGCCGCAATATTCGATATGGATGGAGTAATTGTAAACAATCACAATTACCACGTAAAAGCTTGGGCAAGTTTCTGCAAAAATCATAGAATACCATTTAACGAGCAAAACTTTAGAACTAAGTACTTTGGAAAAAGCAACCGCGATATCCTACCCAATTTAACTAATTCTAAACTATCGCAATTTGCGATAGATGAACTCGCAGAAGAGAAAGAGCTGATTTACCGAAATATCTATAGAGATGATATAAAACCCATTAGCGGGTTAAAAGCCTTTATAGCAAAGCTAAGGGAGCAAGGGATTAAAACAGCAGTAGCAACATCAGCACCAGCAAGTAATCTCAACTTTGTGCTGGATGAATTAGGTATCAGAGATATGTTTGATACTGTGGTTGATTCCTCCATGGTTAAGGAGTGTAAACCCGATCCCGAGATATACCTTAAAGCCTCAGAGCTAATTGGTATTGACCCAAAGGATTGTATCGTTTTTGAGGATTCAATCTCAGGCATACAATCGGCTCATAATGCTGGAATGGAAGTTATTGCATTAATTACAACGCATAAAGCGGAGGAGCTACCAAAAACCTACATGCAAGTTTACGATTTTACGGAGGTACCTGAGAACGTGTTTTATTAA
- a CDS encoding phosphoribosyltransferase, whose product MKKNIFVIMPFGSGNEYGGKQEESEFIFEEIIVPGVRDIFGEDQIIDREVGKSKSGLITKSIVEHLAKADIVIADITGHNPNVFLELGMRYSLKNKITIVLAQENTVIPFDIKGYRLILYNIFKPKIARKQISSFIRTSIDEKSGSDSIVFDTFKQMSVSIPDILESRGDELNVKDPIMSWDEYMTKIQYISNFLRRIVNEGKYVPDAVLGISNGGMIVADLIGKSVFAGTNTPILSLWAQRYTTEQDYFKNALNDALFSAIKKTKFKDKIFRILLFDDHLASSNTAKQAFDYIKSMLGDKTKIVFIPLVSKRIKYLKVFKDYLPFGYNENSIDIFQVAEDDFIKVIDTKAHYFPYLMKQVSEGLEHIDHTSDEN is encoded by the coding sequence ATGAAAAAGAACATTTTTGTAATTATGCCATTCGGTTCAGGAAATGAATACGGTGGAAAGCAGGAAGAATCCGAATTTATTTTTGAGGAAATAATAGTACCTGGAGTAAGAGATATTTTTGGTGAGGATCAGATTATTGATCGTGAAGTAGGTAAAAGTAAATCGGGTTTAATTACAAAGTCAATTGTTGAACATTTAGCGAAAGCGGATATTGTAATCGCTGATATTACGGGTCACAATCCTAATGTTTTTCTTGAGTTAGGAATGAGATATTCTCTTAAAAATAAAATTACGATTGTATTAGCTCAAGAGAATACCGTTATTCCATTTGATATAAAGGGATACAGATTAATTTTATATAATATTTTTAAACCGAAAATTGCACGAAAGCAAATATCTTCATTTATCCGCACTAGTATTGATGAAAAATCAGGTTCGGATAGCATTGTTTTTGATACCTTCAAACAAATGTCAGTTAGTATTCCAGACATATTAGAAAGTAGAGGTGACGAGCTTAATGTTAAAGATCCAATTATGTCATGGGACGAGTATATGACTAAGATACAGTATATTTCAAATTTTTTAAGACGAATTGTTAATGAGGGTAAATATGTTCCAGATGCAGTTCTTGGTATTTCAAATGGAGGAATGATTGTTGCTGATCTTATTGGAAAATCAGTCTTTGCAGGCACAAATACGCCAATACTGAGTCTTTGGGCACAAAGATACACGACAGAACAAGATTATTTTAAAAATGCATTAAATGACGCATTATTTAGTGCAATAAAGAAAACAAAGTTTAAAGATAAAATATTTCGAATACTTTTATTTGACGATCATTTGGCTTCGAGTAATACGGCTAAGCAAGCTTTTGATTATATAAAAAGCATGTTAGGTGATAAAACAAAAATTGTTTTCATTCCACTCGTTTCAAAAAGAATAAAATATTTGAAAGTTTTTAAAGATTACCTGCCATTTGGATACAATGAAAATTCTATTGATATTTTTCAGGTAGCAGAAGATGATTTTATAAAAGTTATTGATACTAAGGCTCACTATTTTCCTTATTTGATGAAACAAGTTAGCGAAGGACTTGAGCATATTGACCATACCAGTGACGAAAATTAG
- a CDS encoding ankyrin repeat domain-containing protein, translating to MSENNEISIGRLRFAIKKKKNNEVISILNKYGVNAYYQDLGSALSIACMTENWEVAKYCIKNGADVNLPDSEGDTPLHDACLHDNLEIVKLLIEHGAEVNVANKFDKRPIAQAISRNPINLELIEYLLIHGADSHIQEKYALNDPRRTTFTAYDYAKHEIKDKKLMELLDRYKK from the coding sequence ATGTCAGAAAATAATGAAATTTCAATAGGCAGATTAAGGTTTGCAATTAAAAAAAAGAAAAACAATGAGGTTATCTCTATTTTAAACAAATACGGTGTAAATGCTTATTACCAAGATTTAGGTTCTGCACTATCAATTGCCTGCATGACTGAAAATTGGGAAGTAGCAAAATACTGTATCAAAAATGGAGCTGATGTAAATCTACCTGATTCGGAAGGGGATACTCCTCTTCACGATGCATGTTTACATGATAATCTTGAAATTGTAAAACTTTTGATAGAACATGGCGCAGAAGTAAATGTAGCAAATAAATTTGATAAAAGACCAATTGCACAGGCAATATCAAGAAACCCTATCAACCTTGAGTTAATAGAATACTTATTAATTCATGGAGCGGATTCTCATATACAAGAGAAATATGCTTTAAATGATCCAAGAAGGACTACATTTACTGCGTATGACTATGCTAAACATGAAATTAAAGATAAAAAATTAATGGAGTTATTAGATCGATATAAAAAATAA
- a CDS encoding LytTR family transcriptional regulator, which produces MESKYSNDRIAFRTQTGVSVLNINNIIYCKGEGRYTHIFLNNNKHIVVAKLLKDVELVLPLDIFYRIHKSCLINLDYVKELNILKEKTIILKDDTRLKLACRRQPMFFKKLLSNVTMV; this is translated from the coding sequence ATGGAATCCAAATATAGTAATGACCGTATAGCCTTTCGAACCCAAACTGGTGTTAGTGTATTAAATATTAACAATATCATATATTGCAAGGGCGAAGGAAGATATACTCATATCTTTTTAAATAATAATAAACACATTGTTGTTGCAAAATTGTTAAAAGATGTTGAACTGGTTTTACCCTTAGATATTTTTTATAGAATCCACAAATCATGCCTTATTAACCTCGACTACGTAAAGGAATTGAATATTTTAAAGGAAAAGACGATAATACTAAAGGACGATACAAGGCTAAAACTAGCTTGTAGACGGCAACCAATGTTTTTCAAAAAACTACTAAGCAACGTTACAATGGTATAG
- a CDS encoding DUF91 domain-containing protein has protein sequence MTTRKIMKSINEVKLSNEAELESLLVQNPEQIEKGFTILTHQRKTFGFKTLDILGIDSEGILTLIELKNTVDEGQLRQSILYYDWLLQQGIDWISDAYKTQLGEKKIADKMPQIFLISPEFDDEMFIEVKYIRQEIKIRLFKFIAFEFDEHKYVKLIEEAIPSIKAIETKPWTLKDNIEYISDNEVKSIFENFIKRIKEIEKNIEEKPSNYFVTYWIKGRKFCDLYPRKNSFAIGFKVNTEKKWESLNNISSKEQVDEAFKMIYKSYELMKK, from the coding sequence ATGACAACAAGAAAGATTATGAAAAGTATAAACGAAGTTAAATTAAGTAATGAAGCTGAACTTGAGTCTTTGCTTGTTCAGAATCCTGAACAGATTGAAAAAGGTTTTACAATATTAACTCATCAAAGAAAAACTTTTGGGTTTAAAACATTAGATATTTTAGGAATTGACTCTGAAGGCATTTTAACATTAATTGAACTGAAGAATACGGTTGACGAAGGACAATTAAGACAATCAATTTTATATTATGATTGGTTATTACAGCAAGGAATAGATTGGATTTCTGATGCATATAAAACACAATTAGGGGAAAAGAAAATTGCAGATAAAATGCCGCAAATTTTTCTAATATCTCCCGAATTCGATGATGAAATGTTTATTGAAGTAAAATACATTAGACAAGAAATAAAAATAAGGTTATTTAAGTTTATTGCGTTTGAATTTGACGAACATAAATATGTTAAATTAATTGAAGAGGCAATTCCATCAATTAAAGCCATTGAAACAAAGCCTTGGACTTTGAAAGACAATATTGAATATATTTCCGACAATGAAGTAAAATCAATTTTTGAAAACTTCATTAAGCGAATAAAGGAAATTGAAAAAAATATTGAAGAAAAACCATCTAATTATTTTGTGACATATTGGATTAAAGGAAGAAAATTTTGCGATTTGTATCCTAGAAAAAATTCATTTGCAATTGGTTTTAAAGTTAATACCGAGAAAAAGTGGGAAAGTTTGAATAATATTTCATCGAAGGAACAAGTTGATGAGGCTTTTAAGATGATTTATAAATCTTACGAACTGATGAAAAAATAA